DNA from Sulfurimonas gotlandica GD1:
CAAGGAATATAGCCAGCTGCATTAGCACTTTTGTTGCTTTCTCACTTTGATCTTGAAAGATGTTCTCTGTAACTTTTAGATGCGTAAGCAATTCATAAACAAACTCGTTGTTCTGTGCAGCAAATATTAGAGATTCTCTTGACTTGTAAACACCAAGCTTTTTAAATACCAGTCTGTCATATTCATTCTCAGTAACGATATTGTCATCAACTAGGTCTTTTGAATAGTGAATATCTGTAGTAGCTCCACCGATATCTATAAGTATATAAGGATCAACAACAGAAAACTTCGTATTAATCATAGGAAGGGTCTTGTTGACTATATATGGAGTCGAGTATATCTGGTTAGATGTAATGTCATATAGATGTTTGATATCTTCTTTTCCTTCTATATCTTCTTGATAAAGATTTGTCAGATAAACTTTTAAGTTTTCTTCTACAATATGAAGTTTTTCATCAATGATATTAGGTAATATTACAAGATTTTCAATCCTCTCTTGTAACGCAGGAGCTTGACCCTCACTGCCTACATATACAACGTTTGAGTAGTTTAATTTATCTAGGTAGCTGTATAAATCTTCACCGAAGATATTCGAGTTAGAATTAATTCCGCCAACTATAATAACCACGTCAATAACGTCACTTGGAACAGAGTACTCTTCAATATTTTGATACATTACAGTCTCGATTATATTGATTCCAGAGTTAAAAGCGATGTTCTTAGCGTACTTTAATGAAAAAGAGTTTGTAAGACCTATGATAAGTGTGCTCAGACCGCCGTTTGCAGAAGAGCAGATATATACATCATCTTTCTCATAGTTCTTTATAGTGTTGCCGCATTTATGTGTTAAGTCGTCATAGATATCTTTGTTAAAGTCTCTTAGATGCTGCTCTATGCTTGTTGGGGTACTGACTTTGAAGTAAGTACTTCCTACGTCTATCAGTAGTTTGTCATTCATTTTACTCATTGCATAATCCCTATATCATGGATAATATCATTTACGATGCTTGTTGTGTCTTTTGTAAGATCGCACTGTGCTTTTTCATACTCAAAGCAACGATCTGGAATAGGTACATTTCCTCTTTTAATGATTCTGATATTTTTCTTTGCATCTCTGATTGTAATCATTTCATTGTGATTAATGATATGAGGAGAGAAAGGAACATCGATAATCCCGCTTTTAATGGAGTTAAATGCTTTTCTCCATAGAGTGTCAGCTGGGTCGTTAAGAACAGCTTCCATGATTGCATGAACTTCGAGTGTCAGTATCTCTTCTTCTTCCTTATCTACTATGTTTGGAAGACCGTTTAATATGCCAAGTGTGTACTGAGTATTTGCAACTGTTTTTGCGTTTGCTTCCTTAGTAGGAATACCAGAAGCCTCTTCCCTTGTTTTTGTGATGATTTTATCTGCGCCAACCATCGCCGCAATAACAGTTGACATGTTTATAAGCTGTTCAGCGTAGTCTTTGTTAGTAGGAAAAGCTCCCATCCACTGGTGATACACAAGATTTATTGTTGCATCTGCGCAGTTTATTTCTTGGGCGTAGTGACGTGCCAGTTTTTTAATAACAGCTCCCATTACGATGTCTTGATTCATTGAACCTGTTTGAGAAAAAGATACAGAAAATGACTTAACACCCTCTTCCAATGAAAGCATCATCTCTATAATCTGAATAACAATAGTAATAGCTGGTGGAACTAAAGTAGCTGTAAGAGGTCCAAAAGACTCTCTGTTTATAGGCTCATTTAGTTTTGAGTAGTTTGCACAAATTTTTTCCACATATTTCCAGTATAGAAATGCTTTGTCCAGTGGAAAGTTCTTTGAGTATGGTAGAAGGTAAGTAATAGGCCCGCCCTCAATCTCAAAGATACCAGATGCAATAGCCGTTTCTATAAGAAGTCTAGCATCTGGAGTACCATGACGTAGACTCACAGGCTTGTTAAAGTGTGTAATCATCTTTCTTGTAGTTCTATATCCGTGATTTACCAAAGGGTAGCCATTTAGCATGTCTATTTCGTTCTCTTCACTAAGACGCAGCATCTTTTTTGCAGTTGCATAGTCGTTGAGTCTCGTGTTTGAGTCAATAGTCAAAGGTAAGACATCAACATTTGCTTCTACAAAGAACTCATTTAGAGCAAATTGCTTTTTGTAAGTAGGAAATCCGCCACGAGGCTGAACCAGCATCTTCTTTTTGTTTTTAAAGTGGTGAGATATAAAGAGTTCTTTACTTGCATTTTTTACAAAATCTTCAACTTCTGCGAAGTCAAAGTTATCTACATACTCATTACTTAGAATTATTTCTCTCTCTTCTTGGAGCAAACTCATTATTTATTTCTCTCTTTTAAAAACTCTTCTAAAGTGTCAAGTCCTGTATTTAGGTCAACCTGATGAAAAACCAGATCAAATCCGTAGTTTTTATACTTAGGAATAATTGTCTCAGCATCGGCACTGCCAACAACCAAGTTACCACCAATCATCATTACGAGATTATCTAAGTTCTTGTATTTTGACTTCAGTAGTTTAATCTCTCTACTCCAACCCTCTGCTTCACCGTTTAGTGAAGATATAAGAAGTATATCTGCCCCTGTTTCCACTACAGCATCAAAGAATTCTTCCAAGTAAGTGTTTACACCTAAGTTGAACACTTCGAATCCTCTTGCATTTAGTGAAAGCTCTATCAATCTATTTGCTACAACATGAATGTCATTTCCGACTACGCCTGTTACTACTTTCATCTATTTAATACCTATTATATTTTATGGATGTAAAGATACCAAAGTTTATGTAAAAATAAGGTTATAAGGTGCTAGAATACATTTACAAATTAGCAAATAGGGAGCATCTATGGATTTTTTTACAGCAGATATCTGTGATGAACATATTGATAAAGTATTCGTTTTAGATCCAGAATATAAAAATTATGGTGGTATAGACAAATGCCAAGGTGAAGTAGTAACTATTAGATTAGACAAAAACAATTCAGAACTTGTTAAACTTCTTCGTGATGAAGATGGGACTGGAAAAGTTGTTGTTGTAGATGTAAGAGAAGAGTATTTCGCTGTTGTCGGCGAAAACTTGATGAAATTTGCACACAAAAATAATTACGCTGGTATAATCGTCAATGGCTATATTAGAGATACTTTCCAGATAAAAGATATCCCAGTAGCTCTATACGCACTAGGAACATGTCCTAGAAAATATATACCTGTTACAGAGGGTGAAAGAGACGTGCATCTATCTTTTGGCGGTATTGGCTTTAAAAATGGAGACTATCTCTATGCAGACACAGATGGTGTTATCGTTACACCTGAAAAAATAGTATAAAAACAAAGGGAATAAAATTGACAACTATTGAAGAAATGTACACAGATATTGACAACTTACTAAGCCAAACAAATGAAGACGCCATAGAAGAAGTAAAAGAAAAATACGAGCCGTTTGAAAAAAACATGAATTCACTTTTAGATGCTGAGACCCTAGAATCTTATTTAGACGTCTATGAAGAGATGAACAAAGAAGATAGTGCAGTTTTAAAATGTTATAACCTTGATACTACTGAAGAGCTAAAGGCTTATGTAGAAAAGAATGAAGTTGATTTTGATACTTTAAAAACTGAGACTGTTCACGCAGCTTGTCAGGCTCTGAAGTTTGTTATCTATGATAGTGAAGAAGATGACGATTACTAGACATGAATCGTAGAACTTTTTTAACAGCCGCTACAGCTTCTACTGCATCCCTCGCTCTTGGCGGGTGCAATGAGAGTAATCGTCAAGCCATAGACTACTCAAAGCATCCAAAAAAACATGACGATGACAAAAAACGCGTAAATATAAATAGAAATAAAAAGACTATTATA
Protein-coding regions in this window:
- a CDS encoding glutamate mutase L; this encodes MSKMNDKLLIDVGSTYFKVSTPTSIEQHLRDFNKDIYDDLTHKCGNTIKNYEKDDVYICSSANGGLSTLIIGLTNSFSLKYAKNIAFNSGINIIETVMYQNIEEYSVPSDVIDVVIIVGGINSNSNIFGEDLYSYLDKLNYSNVVYVGSEGQAPALQERIENLVILPNIIDEKLHIVEENLKVYLTNLYQEDIEGKEDIKHLYDITSNQIYSTPYIVNKTLPMINTKFSVVDPYILIDIGGATTDIHYSKDLVDDNIVTENEYDRLVFKKLGVYKSRESLIFAAQNNEFVYELLTHLKVTENIFQDQSEKATKVLMQLAIFLVLCKMSHYKQAYINLKLLSINSIVFTGGITKVLSSGEIEDIISFFYKKILNSNHNPATVLDSNYDIWTLGAKGN
- a CDS encoding methylaspartate mutase, which produces MSLLQEEREIILSNEYVDNFDFAEVEDFVKNASKELFISHHFKNKKKMLVQPRGGFPTYKKQFALNEFFVEANVDVLPLTIDSNTRLNDYATAKKMLRLSEENEIDMLNGYPLVNHGYRTTRKMITHFNKPVSLRHGTPDARLLIETAIASGIFEIEGGPITYLLPYSKNFPLDKAFLYWKYVEKICANYSKLNEPINRESFGPLTATLVPPAITIVIQIIEMMLSLEEGVKSFSVSFSQTGSMNQDIVMGAVIKKLARHYAQEINCADATINLVYHQWMGAFPTNKDYAEQLINMSTVIAAMVGADKIITKTREEASGIPTKEANAKTVANTQYTLGILNGLPNIVDKEEEEILTLEVHAIMEAVLNDPADTLWRKAFNSIKSGIIDVPFSPHIINHNEMITIRDAKKNIRIIKRGNVPIPDRCFEYEKAQCDLTKDTTSIVNDIIHDIGIMQ
- the glmS gene encoding methylaspartate mutase subunit S, with protein sequence MKVVTGVVGNDIHVVANRLIELSLNARGFEVFNLGVNTYLEEFFDAVVETGADILLISSLNGEAEGWSREIKLLKSKYKNLDNLVMMIGGNLVVGSADAETIIPKYKNYGFDLVFHQVDLNTGLDTLEEFLKERNK
- the rraA gene encoding ribonuclease E activity regulator RraA, whose product is MDFFTADICDEHIDKVFVLDPEYKNYGGIDKCQGEVVTIRLDKNNSELVKLLRDEDGTGKVVVVDVREEYFAVVGENLMKFAHKNNYAGIIVNGYIRDTFQIKDIPVALYALGTCPRKYIPVTEGERDVHLSFGGIGFKNGDYLYADTDGVIVTPEKIV